GGAATTTTGTTCAGCAGAGCGGCAATGTCGTCCGGATTGAACTCGCGCTCCGGCTTCTTTTTATCCGCCACTTTGGGGGCGGGAGGCTTCGGCTTCGCCTTGGGCTTGGGTGCCGGTTGCGCCTCCGCCTTCTTGTCCGGCGCCTTCTGTGGCACGGGCTCGGGGTCCGGTGAAACGGCCGGCGGCTGCGGCTCCGGCTCGGCCGGCTTGGGCGGCGCTTCTGCCTCGGCCTGCTTCACCGGCTCGGGCTCCGGTTGCGGGTCGGGCGCCGGTGGCTTTGCCGCCTCGGTGGGCTCGGGCTTGGGTTCGGGCTTGGGCTTCGCCTTCTCAACCTCTTCTTTGGGCTTGGGTGGCGCAACCTTCTCCGCCGGCTTGTCCGGCGCGTCCTTGCTGACCGCCTGCCGTTTCGAAATGTCGCTCAGGGTCACCAGCTCCACCGGGACGGCCGGCGGCATCGCCTCGTCCAGCGTCTTCCCGGTCGGCAAGGCGATGACGCAGGCCAGCAACACCGCCACATGCAGGATGAAGGATGTGGTGACGCTCCAGCGCATCGCCCGGTCAGCTCCCACTCTCCGGTTCGTTGACGAGGCCGATACGCTTGAACCCCGCCGCGCTCAGCGAGCCCATGACCCGCGCAACGGTTCCGTAGTCGACGTTCTTGTCACCCCGGACGTAGATCCGCTCATCATAGCCCTGATTGGTTATCGCTTCCAATTTCGGCACCAGTGTGTCGAGGGTAATCTCGGTATCCTGCAGGAAGATCTTGCCGTTGGCATCGATGGAGACGGTGAGCGGCTCCTTGTCGCCTTCGAGCGGATTGCCGCTGGTTTCCGGCAGTTCCACCGGCACGCCCACCGTCAGCATCGGCGCCGCGACCATGAAGATGATCAGCAGCACCAGCATTACGTCGACCAGCGGGGTGACGTTGATCTCGCTCATCGGCGCATGCGACGAGCGACGGCGCCGGCCATTCCGTCGCAAGCCGCCATTGTTCATCTGAACGCCTGCACCCATACGCGCTTGCCCCTCGGGTTAGCGAATAAGTCCGCTCATCAGCTGCGCTCGTCCAGCTGCCGGGAGATGATTGCCGAGAACTCGTCGGCGAAGTTCTCGAGCCGCGCGGCAATCTTGCCCATCTCGTTGCTGAGCTTGTTGTAGAATATCACCGCGGGAATGGCCGCGATCAGACCAATGGCTGTGGCAAATAGCGCTTCCGCGATACCCGGCGCCACCACCGCCAGGTTGGTGTTCTTGCTGGCCGCAATCGCCTGGAACGAGCTCATGATGCCCCATACGGTACCGAACAGGCCGATGAACGGCGCCGTGGACCCCACGGTCGCCAAGAACAGGAGCCGGCTTTCCAGCCGCGACATCTCCTTCTGCAGCTGCACGTCCATCACCTTCTCGATGCGCTTCTGCACGCCGTGGAAGCCGGCGCGGATCGCGCTTTCCTGGCTGCGCTTCCACTCCCGCATCGCCGCCATGAACAGGGCCGCGGCCCCGTGATTGTTGCGAGGACCGAGGGTGAGATAGAGGTCCTCCAGCGACTGCCCCGACCAGAACATCTGCTCGAAGCGGTCGATGGCCCGCTTTGTCCGGGCGACCAGTGCATATTTCTCGAAGACGATGGCCCAGGTCCAGATCGAAGCAGCGATCAAACCCAACATCACGATCTTGACGACAATATGCGCCTGCCAAAACAGGGCGAGCAGCGAGTAATCAGCATGCTGCGCGGCGCTTTGAGCGAGCTCCACTTCCATTCACTTCCTCGGATTTAGACCGGAACGCATGCCCGAGGCTTGCGCTGGCGCCTCCGCAGGCATGGTTAATGCACCAAGCCCTTCAAACTTGTCCAAACTGCGGCGCATGAACATTCTGCCCGACCTCCGCCGCTGGACAGCGGCAAGATAACCATCCGTGTCACAGAAGCAGGACATGGTTAAGAAGCGATTTACCGCAAATGCAAAAGAAGATGGACGGAGGAGAAATCAGCGCCTCAGCAACGGTTTGCACCGGGCTGGAGCATGATCATGAAAGGCTGTCCAACAGCTGCTGCGGAAGCCGGCGGGGTCGCCCGCGGCGGTCCACCACCGCCACCGTCACGGTGAGCACGAACAGGCGCTCCTCTCCCCGCAGGATCGTCTGTGAAAGCGTGAGGCGGGCTCTGGTTAACGCCACGGCATCCGTCACCACCTCCAGCACATCGTCCATCACCGCAGGCTTCAGGAAATCCGCCGTGAGCCTGCGCACCACGAACCCGAGCCCTCCTCCAGCGCCCTCTTCTCGCTCCATCAATTCATGGTGATGCAGGCCGATGAGCCGCAGCCAATCCGACCGGGCACGCTCGCAGAATTTCAGGTAATTGGCGTGGTAGACGAAGCCGGAGAAGTCCGTGTCCTCGTAGTAGACCCGGATCGGGAGCCGGTGCCGTCCGCCCTCGAGACGGCCGGCCAGATCCGGCCAGCGCTCATCGCTCGGCTTAGGAGGCATCCCCGTCGTCCTCCACGAACAGGTCCGTCTGTGCCGTCGTGAGCCGGCCGGGTACCGCCAACCCCAGGTGAGCGAACGCATGCGGTGTCAGCACCCGCCCGCGCGGCGTGCGGTTCACGAAACCCTGCTGGATGAGGAACGGCTCGATGATGTCCTCGATCGCATCCCGCGGCTCGCTCAGCGAGGCGGCCACCGTCTCGATCCCCACCGGCCCGCCGCCGAAATTCATCGCGATGCATTCGAGATAGCGCCGATCGAGCATGTCGAGACCGCGCTTGTCCACTTCCAGCATCTGCAAGGCATCGTCGGCGGCTTTGGTGTCGATCCGCTCGATCCCCGCCACATTGGCGAAATCCCGCACACGGCGCAGCAGCCGGCCGGCAATGCGCGGCGTCCCCCGCGAGCGGCGGGCAATCTCGCGGGCACCGCTCTCGGTCATGGCCACGCCCAGCACCCGTGCGCCGCGGCTGACGATCCCGAGCAGCTCGTCCTCAGTATAGAAATCGAGCCGGATGGGAATGCCGAACCGATCGCGCAGAGGCGTGGTCAAGAGCCCTGAGCGCGTGGTGGCGCCGATCAATGTGAACCGGGCCAGGTCGATGCGCACCGACCGCGCGGCCGGTCCCTCGCCGATGATCAGGTCGAGCTGGAAGTCCTCCATGGCGGGGTAGAGGATTTCCTCGACCGCCGGACTTAGCCGATGGATCTCGTCGATGAACAGCACGTCGCGCTCTTCGAGATTGGTGAGCAGCGCCGCAAGATCGCCCGCCTTGGCGATCACCGGACCGGACGTCGCGCGGAAATTGACGCCGAGCTCACGGGCCACGATCTGCGCCAGCGTGGTCTTGCCGAGCCCCGGCGGACCGGCGAACAGCACATGGTCCAACGCCTCCCCCCGGGAACACGCCGCCTCGATGAACACGCGCAAATTCGCCTTCGCCCGGCTCTGGCCGACGAAGTCCTCGAGCTTGAGCGGACGCAGGCTGCCCTCGCCTGCGTCTTCGTCCCGTTCGGCGCGGTCGACGAGACGTGCATTCATGTGGCCAACTCCCGAAGCGCTGCGCGGATGAGCTGCTCGGTACGCGCCTCATCGCCCAGCTTGGCCATGGCGCTAGCAACCGCCTGGCCGGCCTGCACTTGGGCATAGCCCAGATTGACCAGCGCCGAAACCGCTTCGCTTGCCGCAGCGCCGCCGGCAATATTAGCCTCCGCCGCGGCTTGCAGACGGGCGAGGCCGGGGTCGGCGAGCACCAGAGCCGGTCCCTTGTCCTTGAGCTCGCTCACAATGCGCTGGGCAACCTTGGGGCCGATGCCCGGCGCGCGAGCGATGGAGGCCTTGTCTTGCATGGCAACCGCATTGGCAAGCTCCGTCGGACTCAGGGTGGAGAGCAAAGCCAGCGCCACCCGGGTGCCGACCCCCTGCACCGATTGCAGCAGCCGGAACCACTCCCGTTCCGTGGCCGTGGTGAAGCCGAACAACCGGATCATGTCCTCACGCACGTAAGTTTCGATCGCGAGCGTCGCCGGCTCACCCGGCCGCGGCAAGCCGGCGAGCGTCTTGGCCGAGCAGCTCACCTGATAGCCTACCCCCTGGACATCGATGATGACCCAGTCTTCGCCGAAGCTGTCCACCACGCCCCTGAGCTTGCCGATCATGCACGCATCATCCTACCGAGAGGCTTTTCACACGCTGGCCCCCGCCAAGCGCCGCGCCCCATAGGCGCTGCGGTGATGGGCATGAGTAATCGCCACCGCCAGGGCATCGGCCGCATCGGCGCCCGTCACCCTGCAGCGGGCGAGCAGCAGCTGCACCATCTCGTGTACCTGCGTCTTCTCCGCATGGCCCGCCCCCACGATCGCCTTCTTCACCGCGTTGGGCGCGTATTCGGAAACCGCAATGCCCGCCGAGGCCGGCACCAGCAGGGCGACCGCGCGCGCATGGCCCAGCTTAAGGGTGGCTCGTGCGTCCTTGTTGACGAACGTCTCCTCCACCGCTGCCTCGTGCGGCTGCCATTCCCGGATGATGGCGGTCAATTGGCCGTGCAGGTCAAGCAGCCGCTCGGCCAGCGATGCCTTGTCGTCCACCTTCAGCGTGCCGTGGGCGATGTGGCTGAGCCGGCTGCCGCATTGCTCTATGATGCCCCATCCGGTCCGTCTCAGGCCCGGATCGATGCCGATGATGCGAATCGCCAACTGCGCCATGCAGGATCAATAGCGCAAAGGCAGGGTTGGCCAAAGCCGTTCCGGATGCCGTCCAATTCCGAGGCCCTCGGCGCCCTTGACCTGGCGCAGCCCGAGGCGGAAAGTGCCTCCGTAACCTCCACATGCGGGAAGGACGCCATCCATGGAGCTGACTGCGCTGCTGATTTTCGCCGGCGCCCTCGTCATTTCCGCGGGATCGCCGGGGCCTAGCATCGCCGCCCTGGTCGCGCGGGTGCTGGCGCGGGGTCCGCGCGACGTCCTGCCGTTTCTGGCAGCCATGTGGGTGGGAGAGGCGATCTGGCTGTCTCTGGCCGTGTGGGGGCTATCGGCCATCGCTCAGACCTTCCACCTCGTCTTCGTGGTGATCAAGTGGGCTGGCGTCGCCTACCTCATGTATCTCGCCTGGAGGATGTGGATCGCTCCCGCCAAGCTGGCAGATGGCGAGGTACCCGAGCGCGCCTCCCCGATCAGGATGTTTGCGGCCGGCATGGCGGTGACCCTGGGCAACCCGAAGATCATGATGTTCTACATGGCCCTGCTGCCGACCATTATCGATCTGCACAACCTGTCGGTTCTCGGCTGGCTCGAGCTCACCGCGACCATGATGCTGGTGCTGATCCTGATCGACTTGGCCTGGGTGGTCCTTGCCGCCCGCGCGCGGCTGCTTCTGAAGAGCCCGCGCGCCGTCCGCATCGCCAACCGTTGCAGCGCCGGGCTCATGGCCGGCGCCGCCACCGCCATCGCCACCAAATAGAACCCTACGATCACCCCTTGGCCGCAAACGCGAACCATCCCTCCCCGGCACGCCGGGAAGGGATGAACTGTGGAGAGTGACAGGCTTATTCCTGGAACGACAGGGGCTGCGGCTCGTCCGAACGCATCCGGGCCATGGTCACCATGGGATTGGGCTGGCTCAGATCTACGGCATAGCTGTCCATCCGCGGCCCCTTGGCCGCGCCGTTGATCGTGGTCTGCTGATGCCGCGACATGAGCAAGTTGCCCTTGTCCGCACGGTTGATGACCGGGCCGCCGGACTGCGCCTGTCCATCATCCGTAACCGGCACCGTCTCCGGGTCGAACGGCAGGAACAGCCGGGTCAGCTCGCTCAGCACTGGTGGCAGGAACGAGAACTCGCCCTTCTCCGCCGTGGGCGCCTCCAAGGTCACCGTCGAGGTGGTGGCGGGCTCGTTCAAGCCCAACTCCTTCGAGGCGTTCGAGTTGAAGAAATGAGGCTTCAGAGAGAACTTGAGGTTCTGTTCCTTCCAGAACGCCTCCGGCGTCACGCTGGCCTGCACGGCGCCAATACCGAGCGGGCGCGACATGGCACCGGTCATGGGATGGCCGCCGGAGCCGAGCGAGGTCTTGCCTTCGCCAGAGAAGGGTCGAGCAAACGACTGCCGCTCAGGTGGCGGCGCAGAGGCGGGCTCCACCTGCACGCTTCCGGGCTGGCTCGACTGCGGCTTCACGCTCGCCGAAATGGTGGGCGTGGAGATCGGACCGCTCGGGGCCGCGTCGGGCTTTGCGGTCGGCACGACGGGCACGGCAGGCTCCGCCGGTGCACCAGACGCAGCAGGTGCCGGCGCCGGCTCGGCCGGAGCGCTTTGCGCCACGGTCGTCTCAACCGGTTGCGGGGCCGGTTCTGCCGGTTCCGGGGTTGCCAGCTTCGGCTTGCTCCGCGGCAGAGGCACGTCCGGAACCACAGCGCTCTTCGCCGGCGCACTCTCCGGCTTTGCCTCTTCCGCAGCCGGTGCGGTCTCGGCGATATCGGCAGGGGCGGACTGGATGGGCGCCGTCACTGGCGTAGCCAGCTGTGTGCTCTGCGATGACCCCGTGAGCTTCGAGATCAAGGACGCCAGCGTGCCGGTGCTCTGGGTTCCATCCTCGTCCTCGGCCGTCATCACCGGCTCGGACCGCTTCTGCGGACCGCGCGGCGCATTCTTCATGATCGCGGCGAATTCCTGCTTCGGTATGGCCGGCCAGTGGCGCACACGTCCGGTGTCGACATGCACGAACCCCAACGGGCCGGACCGCGGATAATAGCCGACGCCGCCGATCTGTCGCACGAGAGCCGAATTGCGAAGCTTCTTCGTCGGCACGTCCGGGAAGTAAATGTCCATAGCCTGTCCGCGGCTATGCATGCTCTTCCTCGCGACGTTGCGGCCGATCTTCCTCAGCATCGCGTTCGTCGCCTCATTGCGATAGCCGCAGATCACATGCACCGGCTTCTTGGAGCCAAGCTCCTGGTGCAGCTCCCACACGAGATCGATCACTTCTGGATCGATCTTGATGACCTCGTTCCTCCGCCAATCGCGCAGGAAGTGGTTGAGCTGACGAAGGGCTGAGGGGATGTAGCGGCCATCCTTCTTGTAGGTGACCGTCAGGCTCTCCTTGGTGTGAACCATGTAAAGGGAAAGGGTGCGCGTGTCGTCCACAGCATTCAGCTGGTTGACAGGCATTGA
This genomic stretch from Rhodoligotrophos defluvii harbors:
- the tolR gene encoding protein TolR encodes the protein MGAGVQMNNGGLRRNGRRRRSSHAPMSEINVTPLVDVMLVLLIIFMVAAPMLTVGVPVELPETSGNPLEGDKEPLTVSIDANGKIFLQDTEITLDTLVPKLEAITNQGYDERIYVRGDKNVDYGTVARVMGSLSAAGFKRIGLVNEPESGS
- the tolQ gene encoding protein TolQ, with product MEVELAQSAAQHADYSLLALFWQAHIVVKIVMLGLIAASIWTWAIVFEKYALVARTKRAIDRFEQMFWSGQSLEDLYLTLGPRNNHGAAALFMAAMREWKRSQESAIRAGFHGVQKRIEKVMDVQLQKEMSRLESRLLFLATVGSTAPFIGLFGTVWGIMSSFQAIAASKNTNLAVVAPGIAEALFATAIGLIAAIPAVIFYNKLSNEMGKIAARLENFADEFSAIISRQLDERS
- the ybgC gene encoding tol-pal system-associated acyl-CoA thioesterase; the protein is MPPKPSDERWPDLAGRLEGGRHRLPIRVYYEDTDFSGFVYHANYLKFCERARSDWLRLIGLHHHELMEREEGAGGGLGFVVRRLTADFLKPAVMDDVLEVVTDAVALTRARLTLSQTILRGEERLFVLTVTVAVVDRRGRPRRLPQQLLDSLS
- the ruvB gene encoding Holliday junction branch migration DNA helicase RuvB produces the protein MNARLVDRAERDEDAGEGSLRPLKLEDFVGQSRAKANLRVFIEAACSRGEALDHVLFAGPPGLGKTTLAQIVARELGVNFRATSGPVIAKAGDLAALLTNLEERDVLFIDEIHRLSPAVEEILYPAMEDFQLDLIIGEGPAARSVRIDLARFTLIGATTRSGLLTTPLRDRFGIPIRLDFYTEDELLGIVSRGARVLGVAMTESGAREIARRSRGTPRIAGRLLRRVRDFANVAGIERIDTKAADDALQMLEVDKRGLDMLDRRYLECIAMNFGGGPVGIETVAASLSEPRDAIEDIIEPFLIQQGFVNRTPRGRVLTPHAFAHLGLAVPGRLTTAQTDLFVEDDGDAS
- the ruvA gene encoding Holliday junction branch migration protein RuvA; this translates as MIGKLRGVVDSFGEDWVIIDVQGVGYQVSCSAKTLAGLPRPGEPATLAIETYVREDMIRLFGFTTATEREWFRLLQSVQGVGTRVALALLSTLSPTELANAVAMQDKASIARAPGIGPKVAQRIVSELKDKGPALVLADPGLARLQAAAEANIAGGAAASEAVSALVNLGYAQVQAGQAVASAMAKLGDEARTEQLIRAALRELAT
- the ruvC gene encoding crossover junction endodeoxyribonuclease RuvC gives rise to the protein MAQLAIRIIGIDPGLRRTGWGIIEQCGSRLSHIAHGTLKVDDKASLAERLLDLHGQLTAIIREWQPHEAAVEETFVNKDARATLKLGHARAVALLVPASAGIAVSEYAPNAVKKAIVGAGHAEKTQVHEMVQLLLARCRVTGADAADALAVAITHAHHRSAYGARRLAGASV
- a CDS encoding LysE family translocator, with product MELTALLIFAGALVISAGSPGPSIAALVARVLARGPRDVLPFLAAMWVGEAIWLSLAVWGLSAIAQTFHLVFVVIKWAGVAYLMYLAWRMWIAPAKLADGEVPERASPIRMFAAGMAVTLGNPKIMMFYMALLPTIIDLHNLSVLGWLELTATMMLVLILIDLAWVVLAARARLLLKSPRAVRIANRCSAGLMAGAATAIATK
- a CDS encoding DUF882 domain-containing protein, whose amino-acid sequence is MPVNQLNAVDDTRTLSLYMVHTKESLTVTYKKDGRYIPSALRQLNHFLRDWRRNEVIKIDPEVIDLVWELHQELGSKKPVHVICGYRNEATNAMLRKIGRNVARKSMHSRGQAMDIYFPDVPTKKLRNSALVRQIGGVGYYPRSGPLGFVHVDTGRVRHWPAIPKQEFAAIMKNAPRGPQKRSEPVMTAEDEDGTQSTGTLASLISKLTGSSQSTQLATPVTAPIQSAPADIAETAPAAEEAKPESAPAKSAVVPDVPLPRSKPKLATPEPAEPAPQPVETTVAQSAPAEPAPAPAASGAPAEPAVPVVPTAKPDAAPSGPISTPTISASVKPQSSQPGSVQVEPASAPPPERQSFARPFSGEGKTSLGSGGHPMTGAMSRPLGIGAVQASVTPEAFWKEQNLKFSLKPHFFNSNASKELGLNEPATTSTVTLEAPTAEKGEFSFLPPVLSELTRLFLPFDPETVPVTDDGQAQSGGPVINRADKGNLLMSRHQQTTINGAAKGPRMDSYAVDLSQPNPMVTMARMRSDEPQPLSFQE